A region of Paenibacillus thiaminolyticus DNA encodes the following proteins:
- the murB gene encoding UDP-N-acetylmuramate dehydrogenase, with amino-acid sequence MLQQFITRYSELNLGKYKVNEPLAPYTTWKIGGPADVLVEPAGKEQVVQTVRLLHDMQLPWMALGRGSNMLVSDKGVRGVVIHTGQALDYVRQEDNLVHAGAGLSFIKLSVLTGNMGLSGLEYAGGIPGTVGGAVYMNAGAHGSDVSRIFESAEIVLETGELVRYRTEDMKFAYRHTVLHEIRGIVLEATFRLEHGDRHEIKTLNAANKERRLRTQPLQAACAGSVFRNPPGDFSARLVEEAGLKGFRIGGAEVSTLHANFIVNTGQATASDVLTLMERIQQTIKDRYGVELVPEVLVVGER; translated from the coding sequence ATGCTGCAGCAATTTATAACCCGTTATTCGGAATTGAACTTGGGCAAGTACAAGGTAAATGAGCCGCTTGCACCGTATACGACCTGGAAGATCGGAGGTCCGGCGGATGTGCTCGTCGAGCCTGCCGGCAAAGAGCAGGTCGTTCAGACTGTCCGGCTGCTGCATGACATGCAATTGCCATGGATGGCGTTGGGGCGCGGCTCCAATATGCTCGTATCCGACAAAGGGGTGCGAGGCGTTGTCATTCATACCGGGCAGGCGCTTGATTATGTCCGGCAGGAAGACAATCTGGTGCATGCCGGAGCCGGGCTTTCCTTCATCAAGCTGTCCGTGCTCACCGGCAATATGGGGTTGTCGGGACTGGAATACGCGGGCGGCATTCCCGGTACGGTCGGTGGAGCCGTCTATATGAATGCCGGCGCGCACGGGTCTGACGTGTCACGAATATTTGAATCTGCTGAGATTGTACTGGAGACAGGGGAATTGGTGCGATACAGAACGGAAGATATGAAGTTCGCGTACCGTCATACCGTGCTGCACGAGATCAGGGGCATCGTACTGGAGGCGACGTTCCGGCTGGAGCACGGAGACCGGCATGAGATTAAAACCTTGAACGCAGCCAATAAGGAACGGCGTCTGCGGACGCAGCCGCTGCAAGCCGCATGCGCGGGGAGCGTGTTCCGCAACCCGCCAGGAGACTTCTCGGCCCGGCTCGTGGAAGAGGCCGGACTGAAGGGATTCCGAATCGGCGGAGCTGAAGTATCCACGTTACACGCCAATTTCATTGTAAACACCGGGCAAGCAACAGCGTCAGACGTGCTCACCCTGATGGAGCGCATCCAACAAACGATAAAAGACCGATATGGTGTCGAGTTGGTGCCGGAAGTGTTGGTGGTGGGTGAGCGGTAA
- the murA gene encoding UDP-N-acetylglucosamine 1-carboxyvinyltransferase produces MDKLVIEGGKPLSGTIRIHGAKNAALPILAAAILADGVVKLDNVPQLLDIEVMLHILRRLGCRAVQDGYTVTLDAAGTHSVHVPEDLMRQMRSSIFLMGPLLARFKEVHIYQPGGCAIGERKIDLHLRGLQALGAEVEQCGHRVTCRAERLVGTDVHLDFPSVGATENVMMAAVLAEGTTVITNAAREPEITDLQNFLNQMGANVTGAGSGTIVIEGVTSLYGCQYSIIPDRIVAGTLMIAAAATRGAVTLTNAHSGHLTALIHILRRAGVQIATSDGIINVTSFGRVKAVDRIVTSPYPAFPTDLQSQLMVLMALADGVSVLKETIFEGRFKHVDELSRMGADIRVDLSTAFVRGVSMLYGTTVEATDLRAGAALVIAGLAAQGRTVIENVHHIDRGYDRIEHIFSRLGANIERFAAVPRLDLANG; encoded by the coding sequence TTGGACAAATTGGTGATTGAGGGTGGGAAGCCTTTATCGGGGACCATTCGTATCCATGGAGCCAAAAATGCCGCTTTACCGATTTTAGCAGCCGCGATCCTGGCCGACGGTGTCGTCAAGCTCGATAATGTTCCGCAATTACTCGACATTGAAGTAATGCTGCACATTTTGCGCCGCTTGGGCTGTCGGGCCGTTCAAGACGGTTATACGGTCACATTGGATGCAGCCGGTACTCATTCGGTCCATGTGCCGGAAGATTTGATGCGACAGATGCGCTCATCCATTTTTTTGATGGGGCCGCTGCTTGCGCGTTTTAAGGAAGTTCATATTTATCAGCCTGGCGGTTGCGCCATCGGCGAACGCAAGATCGATTTGCATTTACGGGGTCTGCAAGCGCTTGGAGCGGAAGTGGAGCAATGCGGCCACCGCGTCACATGCCGCGCGGAGCGGCTCGTCGGAACGGACGTCCATCTTGATTTCCCGAGCGTGGGGGCGACGGAGAATGTAATGATGGCCGCCGTGCTGGCGGAAGGCACGACCGTCATCACGAATGCCGCCCGGGAGCCGGAAATAACCGACCTGCAGAACTTCTTGAATCAGATGGGGGCGAATGTTACCGGAGCCGGCAGCGGAACAATCGTGATTGAAGGCGTCACCAGTCTGTACGGCTGCCAATATTCGATCATCCCTGACCGGATCGTAGCCGGCACGCTGATGATTGCGGCTGCCGCGACAAGGGGAGCGGTGACGCTGACCAATGCGCATTCTGGACATTTGACCGCATTGATTCACATTCTTCGCCGTGCCGGTGTTCAGATCGCTACGAGTGATGGTATAATCAATGTAACTAGCTTCGGCAGGGTGAAGGCCGTAGACCGGATCGTCACATCGCCATATCCGGCATTCCCGACCGATCTGCAATCGCAGCTGATGGTGTTGATGGCGCTTGCCGACGGGGTAAGCGTGCTGAAGGAGACGATCTTCGAGGGCCGCTTCAAGCATGTGGATGAATTGTCCCGCATGGGTGCCGATATCCGCGTCGATTTGAGCACGGCGTTCGTTCGCGGCGTGTCTATGCTATACGGCACGACAGTGGAGGCTACCGACCTCCGCGCGGGAGCCGCCCTCGTTATCGCGGGATTGGCCGCTCAGGGACGAACGGTTATCGAGAATGTTCATCATATTGATCGCGGCTATGACCGGATTGAGCATATATTCAGCCGACTTGGCGCGAACATCGAGCGGTTCGCTGCGGTACCTAGGCTTGACCTTGCGAATGGATAG
- the spoVE gene encoding stage V sporulation protein E, which translates to MVKARTAPDLWLIGSILSLLAIGIVMVYSAGAIIAFHDYGDSYYFVKRQLLFAVLGLAAMFVTMNTDYRIWSRYAKVGLLICFGLLIIVLIPGIGDVRGGARSWLGIGSFGIQPSEFMKLGMIIFLAKTLSDEQTRIERFMTGLLPPLGVMATAFGLIMLQPDLGTGTVMMGASLLLIFTGGAQIKHLASLALVGVAGFVGLILAAPYRLQRITAFLDPWQDPLGAGYQSIQSLYAIGPGGLVGLGLGASRQKYNYVPEPQTDFIFSILAEELGFIGGVTVLMLFLILVWRGMRAAMTAPDTFGSLLAAGIVGIVAVQVLINIGVVIGLMPVTGITLPLISYGGSSLTLMLTSLGILLNISRYAR; encoded by the coding sequence ATGGTCAAAGCACGGACCGCTCCCGATTTGTGGCTTATCGGATCCATTCTCTCTTTGCTGGCGATAGGAATTGTCATGGTGTATAGTGCCGGCGCCATCATCGCCTTTCACGATTACGGCGACTCGTATTATTTCGTCAAGCGGCAGCTGCTGTTCGCCGTACTTGGACTGGCTGCCATGTTCGTAACGATGAACACCGATTACCGGATATGGTCCCGGTATGCGAAGGTTGGATTGCTGATCTGCTTCGGGTTGCTTATCATCGTTCTTATCCCGGGCATCGGAGATGTCCGGGGCGGGGCGCGCAGTTGGCTCGGCATCGGATCGTTCGGCATCCAGCCTTCGGAGTTCATGAAATTGGGCATGATTATCTTTTTGGCCAAAACGCTGTCGGACGAGCAGACAAGAATCGAGCGGTTCATGACCGGGCTGCTCCCGCCGCTCGGAGTGATGGCAACGGCGTTCGGGCTCATTATGCTTCAACCGGATCTGGGGACAGGCACGGTCATGATGGGCGCTTCGCTGCTGCTCATCTTCACGGGAGGGGCGCAGATTAAGCATCTGGCCTCGCTTGCCCTCGTCGGGGTGGCCGGGTTCGTCGGCCTGATTCTGGCGGCACCTTATCGTTTGCAGCGCATAACCGCCTTTCTCGATCCGTGGCAGGACCCGCTCGGTGCGGGTTATCAGTCGATCCAGTCGCTGTATGCGATTGGCCCGGGCGGATTGGTGGGCCTCGGCTTGGGGGCGAGCCGTCAGAAATACAATTATGTGCCAGAGCCGCAGACCGATTTTATCTTTTCCATATTGGCGGAAGAGCTTGGTTTCATTGGCGGCGTCACCGTATTAATGCTATTCTTAATTCTAGTATGGCGCGGCATGCGGGCGGCCATGACGGCCCCTGACACGTTCGGCAGTCTGCTGGCCGCCGGCATCGTCGGCATCGTAGCCGTGCAGGTTCTTATCAATATTGGCGTCGTCATCGGCTTGATGCCGGTGACAGGCATTACGCTGCCGTTAATCAGCTATGGCGGCTCTTCCTTGACATTGATGCTGACTTCACTAGGCATCTTGTTGAACATATCACGTTATGCGAGGTGA
- a CDS encoding UDP-N-acetylmuramoyl-L-alanyl-D-glutamate--2,6-diaminopimelate ligase, producing MQEMRLSEACKRMLNVRYTGDEATAVTGLAVDSRHVRPGDLFFCISGTADDGHRYAEQAVEKGAAALVVERELPLPVPQLIVRNARHALAVLADAFYRSPSRDLKLIGVTGTNGKTTTTYLIERILTDAGRKSGVIGTIEMRYDGRKLPMSGTTPNALELQRSLRDMADCGVEAVAMEVSSHALDQGRVDGCRFRTAVFTNLTQDHLDYHETMESYRDAKGLLFSRLGNTFSEQEAERSYAVLNADDPAAAHFAKMTTAETLTYGLSASADIRAEDIRMNGKGTSFRVHTFHGSADVQLRMVGKFNVCNALAAIAVGLIEGIALEDICASLEALPGVAGRVEAVEAGQPYTVIVDYAHTPDGLENVLQSVKEFAQGRIISVFGCGGDRDRTKRPIMGQISARYADYSIITSDNPRTENPERILEDIERGLTEIEVGRDRYECIVDRRAAIAKAIDMASPHDVVLIAGKGHETYQIIGRETLDFDDRLVANEAIRGKVQ from the coding sequence ATGCAGGAAATGCGATTGTCCGAAGCATGCAAGCGAATGCTGAATGTGAGATATACAGGAGACGAGGCTACGGCGGTAACCGGATTGGCGGTGGATTCGCGCCATGTCCGGCCGGGCGATCTGTTCTTCTGCATCTCGGGCACGGCGGATGACGGTCACCGTTATGCGGAGCAAGCCGTGGAAAAGGGGGCAGCCGCGCTTGTCGTGGAGCGGGAACTGCCGCTTCCGGTTCCCCAGCTCATCGTTCGTAATGCCCGTCATGCGCTTGCGGTGCTGGCTGATGCCTTCTACCGTTCGCCGAGCCGGGACTTGAAGCTGATCGGCGTGACGGGAACGAACGGCAAGACGACAACAACTTATCTGATAGAGCGGATATTGACGGACGCCGGCCGCAAAAGCGGCGTGATCGGCACGATCGAGATGCGCTATGACGGGCGCAAGCTGCCGATGTCGGGCACGACGCCGAACGCGCTTGAGCTGCAGCGTTCGCTGCGGGATATGGCCGACTGCGGCGTGGAGGCCGTCGCGATGGAGGTCTCTTCTCATGCGCTCGATCAAGGCCGCGTGGATGGCTGCCGCTTCCGGACAGCCGTATTCACGAACCTGACCCAGGATCATCTCGATTACCATGAGACGATGGAATCGTACCGCGACGCCAAGGGCTTGCTGTTCTCCCGGCTCGGGAACACGTTCTCCGAGCAAGAGGCAGAGCGTTCCTATGCCGTGCTGAACGCGGACGATCCGGCAGCGGCGCATTTCGCCAAGATGACCACGGCAGAGACGCTGACGTATGGCTTATCGGCGTCTGCCGATATTCGGGCGGAGGACATCCGCATGAACGGCAAGGGAACGAGCTTCCGCGTCCATACGTTCCACGGCTCGGCCGACGTGCAGCTTCGCATGGTCGGCAAGTTCAATGTCTGCAACGCGCTCGCCGCCATCGCGGTCGGGCTGATCGAAGGCATCGCGCTGGAAGACATTTGCGCCAGCCTCGAAGCGTTGCCGGGCGTTGCCGGCCGTGTCGAGGCGGTGGAGGCCGGGCAGCCGTATACGGTCATCGTCGATTATGCCCATACTCCGGACGGCCTCGAGAATGTGCTTCAGAGCGTTAAGGAATTCGCGCAAGGCCGCATCATCTCTGTCTTCGGCTGCGGCGGAGACCGCGATCGGACGAAGCGGCCGATTATGGGCCAGATATCGGCCCGTTATGCCGACTACTCTATCATTACGTCCGATAATCCGCGCACCGAGAATCCCGAGCGGATTCTAGAAGACATCGAACGGGGGCTGACAGAGATTGAGGTGGGCCGGGACCGTTATGAATGCATCGTTGACCGAAGAGCTGCCATTGCGAAGGCTATTGATATGGCAAGCCCGCACGATGTAGTATTGATTGCGGGGAAAGGGCATGAGACGTATCAAATTATCGGCCGCGAAACCTTGGATTTCGATGACCGCCTAGTAGCAAATGAAGCGATAAGGGGAAAAGTGCAGTGA
- the mraY gene encoding phospho-N-acetylmuramoyl-pentapeptide-transferase — MDFKLMLMTMGVSFILAVILGPLTIPLLRRLKFGQQVRDDGPQGHLKKAGTPTMGGAIILLAFTLSFLKFSVTDIDFYVLLIATLGFGLIGFLDDYIKIVFKRSLGLTARQKLIGQLACSAVICVLLWQSNHSTVLAVPGTSWGFDLGWFYYPFIILMMLAISNAVNFTDGLDGLLSGTSAIALAAFALIAMQLSEIAAAVCAAAMIGAVLGFLVFNAHPAKVFMGDTGSLGIGGAIGAIAILTKTELLFLVIGGIFVIEMLSVVIQVVSFKTRGKRVFKMSPIHHHFELSGWSEWRVVITFWLAGIVLAGLGLWINKGL; from the coding sequence TTGGACTTCAAATTGATGTTAATGACAATGGGCGTATCTTTCATCTTGGCTGTCATCCTCGGTCCGCTAACCATTCCGCTGCTTCGCAGGCTCAAGTTCGGACAGCAGGTCCGCGATGACGGCCCGCAAGGCCATTTGAAAAAAGCAGGTACACCTACGATGGGCGGCGCCATTATTTTGCTCGCCTTTACACTTTCTTTTCTGAAATTTTCAGTAACAGACATTGATTTTTATGTACTGCTCATCGCGACGCTCGGCTTCGGACTGATCGGATTTCTTGACGATTATATCAAAATCGTGTTCAAGCGTTCGCTCGGCCTGACCGCAAGACAAAAGCTGATCGGGCAGCTCGCGTGCTCTGCCGTGATCTGCGTGCTGCTGTGGCAGTCGAATCACAGCACCGTGCTGGCGGTTCCGGGCACGTCCTGGGGCTTTGATCTGGGCTGGTTCTATTATCCGTTCATCATTTTGATGATGCTGGCGATTAGCAATGCAGTCAATTTCACGGACGGTCTGGATGGCCTGCTATCCGGCACAAGCGCGATCGCGCTGGCAGCCTTCGCGCTCATCGCGATGCAGCTGTCCGAGATCGCGGCCGCGGTATGCGCGGCAGCCATGATCGGCGCCGTGCTCGGCTTCCTCGTCTTCAATGCGCATCCGGCCAAGGTGTTCATGGGCGATACCGGTTCGCTCGGCATCGGGGGCGCCATCGGGGCGATTGCGATTTTGACGAAAACGGAGCTGCTGTTCCTCGTCATCGGCGGCATATTTGTCATCGAGATGCTGTCCGTCGTCATTCAAGTCGTCTCCTTCAAGACGCGGGGCAAGCGCGTATTCAAAATGAGTCCGATTCATCATCATTTCGAGTTGTCCGGCTGGTCGGAATGGCGTGTCGTCATCACCTTCTGGCTCGCGGGCATCGTGCTCGCGGGACTTGGATTATGGATCAACAAGGGGTTGTAG
- a CDS encoding UDP-N-acetylmuramoyl-tripeptide--D-alanyl-D-alanine ligase, with protein MIETTLEHIAELCGGTLADPSAGQTKVRGVFTDSRSVLPGGLFVPLAGERFDGHAYVEETLRAGAAGSLWQADRALPGASAPLIVVEDTYTALQRLAAAYLAEGQVKVVAVTGSNGKTTTKDLVASVLSQRYRVHKTDGNFNNHIGLPLTVLAMPPETEIAVLEMGMSGRGEIELLSKLARPDVAIITNIGDAHLLQLGSREEIARAKLEITAGLCDGGLLVCHGDEPLVDLALSEREPGECIRLLRFGLGERCELRLSRINGDDTGMAFAVPSVSGQGESVFHIPLLGQHNVMNAMAALAVGRRFGLTDEQIAAGLAGASISGMRFERHVTPEGWIVLNDAYNASPTSMRAALSVLADMKGGRRIAVLADMLELGPQEAALHFEIGAELTLDKVDVVLTYGELGQHIADGARRSLPAESVHSFQDKMALKAYLKQEVKPGDIVLVKASRGMKLEEVVNDWIRNTDSSVGLREV; from the coding sequence GTGATAGAGACAACCTTGGAACATATAGCGGAGCTGTGCGGCGGAACATTGGCCGATCCGTCTGCAGGCCAGACGAAGGTGCGCGGCGTATTTACCGATTCCCGCTCCGTCTTGCCAGGAGGACTGTTCGTTCCCCTCGCCGGTGAACGATTCGACGGCCACGCCTATGTAGAGGAGACGCTGCGGGCCGGGGCGGCCGGATCGCTCTGGCAGGCGGATCGGGCGCTTCCCGGCGCTTCCGCGCCGCTTATTGTCGTGGAGGACACTTACACGGCGCTGCAGCGGCTGGCTGCCGCTTATCTCGCGGAAGGCCAGGTCAAGGTGGTCGCCGTTACCGGGAGCAACGGCAAGACGACGACGAAGGATCTGGTTGCATCCGTCTTGTCGCAACGATATCGGGTACATAAGACCGATGGGAACTTCAACAATCATATCGGGCTTCCGCTGACGGTGCTCGCGATGCCGCCGGAGACGGAGATTGCCGTGCTCGAGATGGGCATGAGCGGCCGGGGAGAGATCGAGCTGCTCTCGAAGCTGGCGAGACCGGATGTGGCCATTATCACCAATATCGGGGATGCCCATCTGCTTCAGCTCGGCAGCAGGGAGGAGATCGCCCGGGCGAAGCTGGAGATTACGGCCGGATTATGCGACGGCGGCCTGCTCGTATGCCACGGAGACGAACCGCTTGTCGATCTGGCGCTGTCCGAACGGGAGCCGGGGGAATGCATTCGCTTGCTGCGCTTCGGTCTGGGCGAACGATGCGAGCTGCGGCTGTCGCGTATAAACGGCGATGACACCGGCATGGCATTCGCAGTACCTTCCGTCAGCGGACAAGGCGAGTCTGTCTTCCATATCCCGCTCCTGGGGCAGCATAATGTAATGAACGCCATGGCTGCTCTGGCGGTTGGGCGCCGCTTCGGCCTGACGGACGAACAGATTGCCGCAGGCCTGGCCGGGGCGAGCATCAGCGGCATGCGCTTCGAGCGGCATGTCACGCCGGAAGGCTGGATCGTGCTGAATGACGCCTACAATGCGAGCCCGACCTCGATGAGGGCGGCCTTGTCCGTGCTGGCCGACATGAAGGGCGGGCGGCGCATCGCCGTGCTGGCCGACATGCTGGAGCTGGGACCGCAGGAAGCGGCGCTCCATTTCGAGATTGGAGCTGAGCTTACGTTGGATAAGGTCGATGTGGTGCTTACGTACGGTGAACTGGGCCAGCATATCGCCGACGGGGCCCGCCGGTCGCTGCCGGCCGAGTCCGTGCACTCGTTCCAAGATAAAATGGCTTTGAAAGCCTATCTGAAGCAAGAAGTGAAACCCGGCGATATCGTGCTCGTCAAAGCATCCCGGGGAATGAAACTTGAAGAAGTTGTAAATGACTGGATCCGTAACACGGATTCGTCTGTGGGGCTACGGGAGGTGTAG
- the murG gene encoding undecaprenyldiphospho-muramoylpentapeptide beta-N-acetylglucosaminyltransferase, with amino-acid sequence MRVVLSGGGTGGHIYPAVAIARECEKRYPDCTFLYIGTDKGLESRLVPEEGLPFASIEITGFRRKISFDNVKTVMRFLKGVSKAKAMLTEFKPDVVIGTGGYVCGPVVYAAAKLGIPTVVHEQNVIPGLTNKFLSRYVSSVAVSFEQSAGYFKKAKQVVYTGNPRATAVAQANRERGFASLGLPMDSRVVLIVGGSRGAQAVNQAMIGMVPLLKQLPDVHFVYVTGQHYYEHTRAAVLKSSESVRNHLHVLPYIGNMPEVLAATTLAVSRAGASSLAELTSLGIPSVLIPSPNVTNNHQEANARSLADAGAAIMMLERELSSTALFDTIKRLMNDEKACSRMSARAKAFGQPDAAERVAIELERLTGK; translated from the coding sequence ATGCGCGTCGTGCTCAGCGGCGGCGGCACGGGTGGACATATTTATCCGGCTGTCGCCATCGCGAGGGAATGCGAGAAACGCTATCCCGACTGCACTTTTTTATATATTGGAACCGATAAAGGCCTGGAGAGCCGGCTTGTTCCTGAGGAAGGCCTCCCTTTTGCCTCCATTGAAATTACCGGATTTCGCCGCAAGATCTCGTTTGACAACGTCAAAACAGTCATGCGCTTCCTGAAGGGCGTGAGCAAGGCGAAGGCGATGCTGACCGAATTCAAACCGGATGTCGTCATCGGAACCGGAGGGTATGTATGCGGGCCGGTCGTCTATGCGGCAGCCAAGCTAGGCATCCCGACGGTCGTCCATGAACAGAATGTCATTCCTGGACTGACCAACAAGTTCCTTAGCCGTTATGTCAGCTCGGTGGCGGTCAGCTTCGAGCAATCGGCCGGCTATTTCAAGAAGGCGAAGCAGGTCGTCTACACGGGCAATCCGCGGGCGACCGCGGTCGCGCAAGCGAACCGGGAACGGGGCTTCGCCTCGCTCGGCCTGCCAATGGACAGCCGCGTCGTGCTTATCGTTGGCGGCAGCCGCGGCGCACAGGCGGTGAATCAGGCGATGATTGGCATGGTCCCGCTGCTGAAGCAGCTGCCGGACGTTCATTTCGTCTATGTTACCGGTCAGCATTATTATGAGCATACGCGGGCAGCCGTCCTCAAATCGAGCGAGTCCGTCCGCAATCATCTGCATGTGCTTCCCTATATCGGCAATATGCCGGAGGTGCTGGCCGCGACGACGCTTGCGGTAAGCCGGGCGGGGGCCTCCTCGCTGGCAGAGCTGACATCGCTTGGCATCCCGTCGGTGCTGATCCCGTCGCCCAATGTGACGAACAACCATCAGGAGGCCAATGCGCGATCGCTGGCGGACGCCGGGGCGGCCATCATGATGCTGGAGCGGGAGCTCAGCTCGACGGCGCTCTTCGATACGATCAAGCGGTTGATGAACGATGAGAAGGCGTGCAGCCGAATGTCGGCACGAGCCAAAGCGTTCGGCCAACCGGATGCCGCGGAGCGCGTCGCAATTGAATTGGAACGATTGACGGGCAAGTGA
- the murD gene encoding UDP-N-acetylmuramoyl-L-alanine--D-glutamate ligase: MEHPDMYQGKRVVVLGLAKSGVGVAKTFHERGALVTVNDKKERDKCPEASELEALGICVVCGHHPDDLLDASVQLVVKNPGIPYSAPPVRQALALGIEVVTEVEVAYHLSSAPIIGITGSNGKTTTTTWVGNMLEAAGLHPIVAGNIGTPLCQAAGEAGADNVLVAELSSFQLKGTSAFRPRVASLLNMSETHLDYHGTMEDYVQSKARLFRNMANGDVAVLNADDATCRALAPDIGARIWWVSSTRRVECGVYVEPPYAESSGGGEEEERQLVYADEAGQLHPIIGVREIGVSGRYNVDNALAAVAISIAAGAEPAALAEPLRSFRGVEHRLEYVGEVNGASYYNNSKATNTKATLMALEAFQAPVVLIAGGLDRGLEFLELVPVLKERATAVVTMGETREILAAIAAKAGLTNVAVVDNVDNATEAVSEAVRLAAGYAQPGDVVLLSPACASWDMFPSYEERGRMFKAAVHSL; encoded by the coding sequence ATGGAACATCCAGATATGTACCAAGGTAAGCGCGTCGTCGTTCTCGGCCTGGCCAAGAGCGGCGTTGGTGTGGCTAAGACGTTTCATGAACGCGGCGCCCTCGTCACCGTCAATGATAAGAAAGAACGCGACAAATGCCCTGAAGCTTCGGAGCTGGAAGCTTTGGGCATTTGTGTTGTGTGCGGCCATCACCCGGACGATCTGCTGGACGCCAGCGTTCAACTGGTCGTCAAAAATCCGGGCATTCCGTATTCGGCGCCGCCTGTGCGCCAGGCGCTTGCGCTCGGCATTGAGGTTGTGACCGAGGTGGAGGTCGCTTATCATCTCAGTTCGGCGCCAATCATCGGCATCACGGGCAGCAACGGGAAGACGACCACGACGACCTGGGTCGGCAATATGCTCGAAGCGGCCGGTCTTCATCCGATCGTCGCCGGCAATATCGGCACGCCGCTATGTCAGGCTGCCGGGGAAGCTGGTGCGGACAACGTGCTGGTTGCGGAGCTGAGCAGCTTCCAGCTCAAGGGGACATCCGCCTTCCGTCCGCGTGTCGCCAGCTTGCTGAACATGTCGGAGACCCATTTGGATTACCATGGGACGATGGAGGATTATGTCCAGTCCAAGGCCCGCTTGTTCCGCAATATGGCGAATGGAGATGTCGCCGTGCTCAATGCGGACGACGCGACCTGCCGTGCGCTCGCTCCGGACATTGGCGCCCGGATCTGGTGGGTGTCGTCCACGCGGCGCGTCGAATGCGGCGTATACGTCGAGCCCCCTTACGCAGAATCGTCCGGCGGCGGGGAGGAGGAAGAACGCCAATTGGTGTATGCGGATGAGGCGGGGCAATTGCATCCGATTATCGGCGTGCGGGAGATCGGCGTGTCCGGGCGATACAATGTGGACAACGCCTTGGCGGCCGTTGCCATATCGATTGCGGCGGGTGCCGAACCTGCGGCGCTGGCGGAGCCGCTCCGATCGTTCCGGGGCGTGGAGCATCGCCTCGAATACGTGGGCGAGGTGAACGGGGCATCGTACTATAACAACTCCAAGGCGACGAACACGAAGGCTACGCTGATGGCGCTGGAGGCGTTCCAAGCGCCGGTCGTCCTGATTGCCGGCGGCCTGGATCGCGGGCTTGAGTTCCTGGAGCTGGTTCCGGTTCTGAAGGAGCGGGCCACTGCTGTCGTCACGATGGGCGAGACGAGGGAGATTCTGGCGGCTATCGCCGCCAAGGCGGGTTTAACGAACGTGGCGGTCGTCGACAATGTAGATAATGCAACGGAAGCCGTCTCGGAAGCGGTGCGTCTGGCGGCCGGCTATGCCCAGCCGGGAGATGTCGTGCTGCTGTCGCCGGCTTGCGCGAGCTGGGATATGTTCCCTTCCTATGAAGAGCGCGGACGAATGTTTAAGGCGGCGGTGCATAGTCTTTAA